From the Diachasmimorpha longicaudata isolate KC_UGA_2023 unplaced genomic scaffold, iyDiaLong2 ctg00000188.1, whole genome shotgun sequence genome, the window CGGTCATAAAGGTACGACAAAAACTTTTAATCGTCTTAGGCAGAACTTTTTCTGGCCAAGTATGAGACAAGACGTTATCGAACTCATTCGTAATTGCAGGGCATGTCAGCTAAAGAAATTAGTTAGGGTTAAAACGAAACAACCTATGGTTATTACCGACACACCTAAAGCAGCCTTCGACAAAATCGCCATGGATATGGTGGGACCTTTATCGAaaacgaaaaatgataatatatatattctcaCCATTCAAGATTTGTTAACTAAATATTCTCTAGCTATACCTTTAAAGAACGGAGATTCTAGAGAAATAGCAATTGctcttgttaaaaattttatctgcTATTTCGGAGCACCAAAAATCATACTCACCGATCAAGGCTCAAATTTTATATCTTGTCTCATGAAAACAATTGCCAAGAAATTTCGAATTAAACAATATCATACTACTGCATATAGACCTCAAAGCAATGGATCCATCGAAAGATCCCACCATGTCCTCATACAATACCTAAAACAGTACGCAGACACCCATACAGATTGGGACGAACTATGTGAATTAGCTTCTTTTGCATATAACACTAGTGTCCACGAGGGAACGGGATACACTCCTCATCAATTAGTATTCGGGAAATTAGCTAGATTACCATCCAGTCAAGCCGCTAATGAGCCAATCGAGCCTACATACGGAGACTATTTGCGCCAACTATTTACGCGAATCAGTAAATTTCAAGAAACAGCAGGACaaaatcttcatcaagcaaaaCTTAAATCTAAAGAATATTACGATGCGAAAATAAATCCACAACAGCTTAGTGTGGGAAATAAAGTATTTTTGCTTAAAGAACCCAATAAGGGAAAAATGACTGACCAGTATGAAGGTCCttataatattattgaaatacTAGAAAATTGTAACGtcataataaatagaaatggagccaagaaaaaggtTCATATTAATAAGCTACGGTTATCTAAAATGCAAGTTTCTCTCATAACCACATAAATGATAACACAATAGAcattaagaataaaaatcttcaaaagttagaatcattatttcagctagaataactaattaataattaataacaaattataATCAGAAAATTAGGGTAGTAGGAAAATTGAGTTAGCAAAATCCCAACATCATCCAAAAATGTTACAGATGACTCTAAAAAGGATGATGACGGCTATTCTCGTCCTGTTGTTCATCAACACCCAGGAAATTAATGGATTAGTAGGTTATGATTGTAGTGGGTCTACCTTAAACATCACCTCGTATTCTCTACTCCAGGTGGGGCAATGTCACATCCCCCTTGTTAAACCCAAATCAACAAATGTCAACATCGAACTTATGCAACTTAACAAATATGGACAAATTACGGTCGTAGAATGTCGATTACAATTAGATCGAACAATTCACCGTTGCGGAATGTTTTCCCATGTAGCAATAGTGCACAATTACCGCAGGGAATATTTCGTTGAGCTGGAACAACACGAATGCCAAAAATTACATGATTCCAACTCACTACAGATATCACACAACATTGTAGTCGATGCACTAGTTAAAAATATCACCAATCTTAGACCAATCACAATAGCCGGTAAAGCCGAAGTTGACGGCACATGTCAAGGAAGCCAGTATAATGACCCATTTGGGAATTGGGACGAAGTCATTGTCAACGCAATAGCGCGAATCTACTACACTTCATATGTCACCACTGTCGAATTAATATCCAACAAAGTAACCCTTCAATCGGGAGCCAAATGCGATTTTTTGGCGGGGTCTTGTACAAACTCTCTTGGCACTCAGGCCTTTTGGTCAGTCCAGCCTCCAGACGACTGTAAATTCGGAAAATACACAACGCTATATCGAGGATCAGCTACGAAGATCGAATCAGACAACAGTAACCCGACCACTTATTTAGTTACCACTAGAGACTATACTTTCACATTGGAGCAAAGATCTAAGACATTAACCTGTGGCTACCTTTTGATCCAAACTGAAttaccaaaattatttattatggaAGTTTCTCCGGGAACCACTTTCCCCACAAATAAGATTATCAATACCGATAATGTGGACTTAATGCAATATGTTAACACGAAAATTGTATACCTCGAACACCACCTTAGAACTCAAGTTAGGAAGCTGTATCACTATATTCGTCTCAGTCAATGCGAAGCCCAAAGAACCTCATTAATGAACGCCCTTAGCACAGCGTCATTTGCACCTGATATATTTGCC encodes:
- the LOC135172177 gene encoding uncharacterized protein LOC135172177 isoform X2, with product MTLKRMMTAILVLLFINTQEINGLVGYDCSGSTLNITSYSLLQVGQCHIPLVKPKSTNVNIELMQLNKYGQITVVECRLQLDRTIHRCGMFSHVAIVHNYRREYFVELEQHECQKLHDSNSLQISHNIVVDALVKNITNLRPITIAGKAEVDGTCQGSQYNDPFGNWDEVIVNAIARIYYTSYVTTVELISNKVTLQSGAKCDFLAGSCTNSLGTQAFWSVQPPDDCKFGKYTTLYRGSATKIESDNSNPTTYLVTTRDYTFTLEQRSKTLTCGYLLIQTELPKLFIMEVSPGTTFPTNKIINTDNVDLMQYVNTKIVYLEHHLRTQVRKLYHYIRLSQCEAQRTSLMNALSTASFAPDIFAYNLMKGPGYHAITTGELVSIVKCTAVPVTLRKSENCYQEMPVTYNNESYFLTGISRMLIRHGTVIDCHSAIPTVYRIDGYWYALNPDPMKTPTPATFNPSLPIEWEYEKIENLATSGIYSETDMEKLRDRLLTRAEAATVMNNLVSAANGNELPAGTISMKHLLSREMVEEMTESAAYKTWEKLKIFGNTVSILIGIVTIIHVIIGIANVFIHGFTLHDAFGWSFRILGALFGGLTHYFIYRTRRNQTNNLPENIEAQPLNTEMRTHTRRTTPLNTITTTSELPRATLPNPINPQLLSQARIALSTAPTNTN
- the LOC135172177 gene encoding uncharacterized protein LOC135172177 isoform X1 yields the protein MLADTALPEFSVKERLMTLKRMMTAILVLLFINTQEINGLVGYDCSGSTLNITSYSLLQVGQCHIPLVKPKSTNVNIELMQLNKYGQITVVECRLQLDRTIHRCGMFSHVAIVHNYRREYFVELEQHECQKLHDSNSLQISHNIVVDALVKNITNLRPITIAGKAEVDGTCQGSQYNDPFGNWDEVIVNAIARIYYTSYVTTVELISNKVTLQSGAKCDFLAGSCTNSLGTQAFWSVQPPDDCKFGKYTTLYRGSATKIESDNSNPTTYLVTTRDYTFTLEQRSKTLTCGYLLIQTELPKLFIMEVSPGTTFPTNKIINTDNVDLMQYVNTKIVYLEHHLRTQVRKLYHYIRLSQCEAQRTSLMNALSTASFAPDIFAYNLMKGPGYHAITTGELVSIVKCTAVPVTLRKSENCYQEMPVTYNNESYFLTGISRMLIRHGTVIDCHSAIPTVYRIDGYWYALNPDPMKTPTPATFNPSLPIEWEYEKIENLATSGIYSETDMEKLRDRLLTRAEAATVMNNLVSAANGNELPAGTISMKHLLSREMVEEMTESAAYKTWEKLKIFGNTVSILIGIVTIIHVIIGIANVFIHGFTLHDAFGWSFRILGALFGGLTHYFIYRTRRNQTNNLPENIEAQPLNTEMRTHTRRTTPLNTITTTSELPRATLPNPINPQLLSQARIALSTAPTNTN